From Humisphaera borealis, the proteins below share one genomic window:
- a CDS encoding NIPSNAP family protein, translating into MLVKFALAVAAIVTFAMVTARPAVAADAPKGKYYELRIYTAAPGKLDALNARFRDHTINLFKKHGIENIGYWVAVDEKNVGKLFYVVAYPDKEARDKSWAAFGKDPEWIAAKTASEKDGKLVEKVEQVFMTSTDYSPIK; encoded by the coding sequence ATGTTGGTCAAGTTCGCACTGGCGGTTGCCGCCATCGTTACGTTTGCCATGGTTACCGCCCGTCCGGCGGTGGCCGCCGACGCGCCCAAGGGCAAGTATTACGAGCTTCGGATCTACACCGCCGCCCCCGGCAAGCTCGATGCACTCAACGCCCGTTTCCGCGACCACACGATCAATCTGTTCAAGAAGCACGGGATTGAAAACATTGGTTACTGGGTCGCCGTCGACGAGAAGAACGTCGGCAAGCTCTTTTACGTCGTCGCGTACCCCGACAAGGAAGCCCGCGATAAGTCATGGGCCGCGTTCGGCAAGGACCCCGAGTGGATCGCCGCCAAGACCGCATCGGAAAAGGACGGCAAGCTGGTCGAGAAGGTGGAGCAGGTGTTCATGACATCGACCGATTACTCGCCGATCAAATAA
- a CDS encoding aldo/keto reductase, with protein MEYRRLGASGFKVPALTFGTGTFGGKSEMFKAWGETDAAGATRLVDVCLDGGLTMFDTADVYSGGTSEEILGVAIKGRRDKVLISTKGTFPMNQEPNSVGSSRFHLTNAVNASLKRLGTDYIDLYQLHGYDALTPPEEVLGTLDQLVRAGKIRYIGVSNFSGWHIMKALAVAEKYGFPRYVANQTYYSLIGRDYEWELMPLGADQGIGAVVWSPLGWGRLTGKIRRGAAKPDVSRLNSQVAVDKGPPVDDEYVYKVVDAIDAIAKETGKSVPQIALNWLLQRPTVATVIIGARTEEQLKQNLGAVGWNLTPEQVARLDAASKVTPAYPYWHQVQFADRNPPPVVW; from the coding sequence ATGGAATACCGCAGACTCGGCGCCTCTGGTTTCAAGGTTCCCGCCCTCACCTTCGGCACCGGCACGTTCGGCGGCAAAAGCGAGATGTTCAAAGCCTGGGGTGAAACCGATGCCGCCGGCGCGACGCGGCTGGTCGATGTCTGCCTCGACGGCGGCCTCACCATGTTCGACACCGCCGATGTCTACTCTGGCGGGACGTCTGAAGAGATTCTCGGCGTCGCGATCAAGGGGCGGCGCGATAAGGTGCTGATCTCGACCAAGGGCACCTTCCCGATGAACCAGGAGCCCAACAGCGTCGGCTCGTCGCGGTTTCACCTCACCAACGCCGTCAATGCAAGCCTCAAACGCCTCGGCACGGATTACATCGACCTCTACCAGCTTCACGGCTACGACGCCCTGACCCCGCCCGAAGAAGTCCTCGGCACGCTCGACCAGCTCGTCCGCGCCGGGAAGATTCGCTACATCGGCGTTTCAAACTTCTCCGGCTGGCACATCATGAAGGCGCTCGCCGTCGCCGAGAAGTACGGCTTTCCGCGGTACGTGGCCAACCAGACTTATTACTCGCTCATCGGCCGGGATTACGAATGGGAACTGATGCCGCTCGGTGCCGACCAGGGGATCGGCGCGGTCGTCTGGAGTCCACTGGGTTGGGGACGGCTGACCGGCAAGATTCGCAGGGGAGCAGCCAAGCCAGACGTCAGCCGATTGAACTCGCAGGTCGCGGTCGACAAGGGGCCACCGGTGGACGACGAGTACGTCTACAAGGTCGTGGACGCGATCGACGCGATCGCGAAGGAAACCGGAAAGTCGGTGCCGCAGATCGCGCTCAACTGGCTGCTGCAGCGGCCGACGGTTGCGACCGTCATCATCGGCGCGCGTACCGAAGAGCAGCTCAAGCAAAACCTGGGCGCGGTAGGCTGGAATCTGACGCCAGAACAAGTTGCGAGGCTCGACGCCGCGAGCAAAGTGACGCCGGCGTATCCGTACTGGCATCAAGTACAGTTTGCTGATCGCAATCCGCCGCCGGTAGTGTGGTGA